GATTCTCGCTGACAGGGTGGGCAACAATCCGTCGTTTGATGGTCTGGATGCGGCGCTGGCGGAGCCGGGCAGCGACATCCGGATTTTCGGCAAGCCGGTGATGCGTCCATACCGGCGTATGGGCGTAGCGCTTATGTCGGGTGAAAAGGGAAGCGATGTCGATGAGCTGAAGCGGCAGGCGATTGCCAATGCCGAGAAAGTGATGATCAAGTGTGACGAGACGGTGTGAAAAATTTCATCACACTTGACCGAGTCGTTTTAACGCATGTCAGTCCGCGATGGCGGAATCGGCGGATGGCTGCGTGGATTGCTTCAGGCTGGAGGTGCGTGCCACTCGCAACGAGCCTTCAGCGGACTCGGCGCGCTTTTTCATGGCGGCGAGCACCATCGGCAGATCGTTCTGCTGAACCTTGCGAACAAACATTGCTGGGGCGAAAAAGTCCGGTTTGATCTTTGCCCTGAAGGTCAGGATGCTCCCCTTGCCGTCGGAAGCACGCTCAATGAGCCAGTCGCCTTCGTATACCTTGAAATCGCCCTCTATCTGATGGAAATCAAGCCGCTTCGGATACTCTCCCTGAAGGCTTAGTTTGATATAGACTGTTTTTCTGAAGAGAAAAATGCCGGTTTTTCCCCGTTCAAACATAACCTGTTCGCGTCCGTTATCTGAAATCAGGCCACTGTCAATTAGTTTGGGGACAAATGATTTGTGATTGTTGTAATCGGTTATGGCCGCCCAGACGTGCTTGGGTGAGGCCTCGATATAGACTTTGCCGACCACTCCGGTAACTCCGTCGTCAAGATCCGATGTTTGCACCGTAATACCTCGATGATCATTGTCAGACTGTTGCGTCCGGACGGGAACTTCAAGTTTTTTGTCGTTCTGGCACGAAGCCTTTGCCGGAAAGAGAGCGAGTGAGCCATATATGGCGACAATGGCCATAAAGAGGCAACGGAGTGTTGTGATCCTGTGGCGCATGTTCTATCCATTTTGTGATAAAGCGGGGGCAAAGGGCTGATAGTATTATGAATTTAATAATCGTTAATGTATTTCCAATACATCAGAATGAGGTAGTGGAGACAGTGTCTTATCCGAGTTCGAACGTCGTGACACCGAAAATACGTTCGACGGGAAGACGCGGTGCAGGCCCCTTGTAATGCGGGCAGTCTCGAAAACCATGTTCATCCTGTGCCGTTGAACCAGTTCAAGCGCTGCAGGGTTGACCTTCGGAATGTCAAGAAAAATCAGTGAGCCTTCAGGAATCGGGCTTTCGAGCGCGCTGAAAAGCGTTTCGGCAAGCTCAGGGGTGCGGCGAAAAGCGGGCCAATCTTGAAGCCGCTGCGGCAGAGGCCTATAAGGCCATAGCCGGCCAGCTTGCCGTTCTGACGAATCCCAAAAGCGCGGCTTCTTTCGCGGCTCTGTACGGAGACGCCCATGTACCGGATGTTCCGGTAAGCGAGTGAGAAGCCGTATAAAAGCCAAGAAAACCAAACGATTCGCCAGAGCAGGTAAAAGAATGTCAGCATGAAAGATATGGTGATCAGCACGATGACGACTTCACCCGGCAGGCTGCCAGGATGTTCAAGATCGAAAGCGCTTTTCAACCGCGACAGGAGGCTTTCCAGAAAGGTATTGAGCATGGAGATGAGTCCATTGTTTCAAGCATTGAGTCGCACTCTGCAAAAACAACGCCGGAGACAAGAAAAATCCACAACACATTGCATTGATTGCATTGCCGGTGTACTGCCGGTAAGCATTTTCCGACAAAAGGGAGCTGCGCATTCGCGACCGGTTCAAATCCCCTCAAACAGTTTCAAAACAATGATTTTAGCCTTATACTTGTTCTGGACAGCGATTTCCGGTTTTCAATCAACCTTTACTGGCTATTGGTTATGTCATCTTCGTCTGTACTGGCTGAATCCTGTAACGGCTCTCAGAAAAAGCGCGTGTTCGTGGTGGGAGCGACCGGGTATATCGGCAAGTTTGTTGTCCGCGAGCTGGTTTCAAGAGGCTATGAGGTCATCAGTTTCGCCCGTCCGCGATCCGGCGTGAACGCATCGACTACCGAGGATGAGACCCGTCGGCAACTTCAGGGTTCCGAGGTGCGTTTCGGCGATGTGTCGAATTTGGAGTCGCTCTTGCGCGATGGCATCCGGGGCGAGCATTTCGATGCGGTGGTCTCGTGCCTGGCCTCGCGCAACGGAGGGATCAAAGATTCGTGGGACATCGATTACCAGGCGACGCGCAATTCGCTCGATGCCGGAATGAAGGCAGGAATCAACCATTTCGTGCTGCTTTCGGCGATCTGCGTGCAGAAGCCGATGCTGGAGTTTCAGCGTGCCAAGCTGAAGTTCGAAAAGGAGTTGCGCGAGTCTGGCGTGACCTACTCCATTGTCAGGCCAACGGCGTTTTTCAAGTCGATTGCCGGGCAGATCGAGAAGGTCAAAAACGGCAAGCCTTATGTTATGTTCGGGGATGGCAAACTCACGGCGTGCAAGCCGATCAGCGAAGGTGATCTGGCCCGCTTCATCACCGACTGCCTCGAAGATCCGGAGAAACAGAACAAGATTCTGCCCATCGGTGGGCCGGGCGAGCCGGTGACCAACCTCGATCAGGCGCTGATGCTCTTCGAGCTGCTTGGCCGGAAGCCGAAGCTCAAGAAGGTGCCGATCCAGATATTCGACGTGATTATTCCGTTGCTGACGCTGATCTCGAAGTTCCTGCCGTCATTTGCAGAAAAAGCGGAGTTCGCTCGTATTGGCAAATACTACTGCTCGGAGTCGATGCTGGTGTGGGATCCGGTCAAAAAACGTTATGACGCCGACGCTACGCCCTCATACGGCACCGAAACCCTGCGCGACTTCTACAAACGCGTGCTCAAGGAGGGGCTCGCCGGTCAGGAACTCGGCGCGCACGCGATGTTCTGAGGCGGCATAAAGCCTCTTTGCCATGATGACTCGCTCCGCGCTTGACTTCCTCGTGGAACTCAAAGCCAACAACAACCGGGAGTGGTTCGAGGCGAACCGCACGCGCTACGAGCAGGCAGCCGCCGACTTCTTCGACACGGTCGCGCGGTTCATCCAGTCGCTCACGAGTTTCGACCCAGAGATCGCCGAGGTGATGCCCGACCCGAAATCGTGCATCATGCGCATCTACCGGGACGTGCGCTTCTCGAAGGACAAAACGCCCTACAAAACAGGCCTATTTGCCTACGTCAGCAAGGGCGGACGGAAAGGGGCGCTGGCGGGCTACTATCTGCATCTCGAACCAGGCAATTCGTTTGGCGGCGGGGGACTCTACCTGCCCGAAGCGCCCGTGCTGGCCCGGACCCGCGAAGCCATCGAAACCAGCTTCGACGAGTGGAATGCCATTGTGACCGCTCCCGAACTGCTTGCTGCTTTCCCGGATGGCGTATTGCCATCGGGCGTGCTCAAACGTGCTCCGAAAGGATATGATGAAACCAGCCCCGCCATCGAGTGGCTGCGCTACAAGGGCTACGTCACCCAGCGCTTTTTTAGTGACGGAGAGGTAGTGGATGAACCGTTTATCGAACAGCTCGGCGATTGCTGCCATGCGGTGATGCCGATGGTTGCGTTTCTCAACAGCGCAATAGAGTCAGACACCCCGTAACGCCTCAAAGCTTCGGCAACACGCGGCCGGCTGTCAGCGGCTCGAAATCGACTGGAAACGAAGGCTTGAGCTGACCGAACCGGTCGCGTCCCTCCGGCATTATGTGCACCCCTTTTGGAAATTCACCATTCACAACCAGATATTCGAGCAGCCAGTTTGTCAGGCGGAAGTAACCGCTTGGCTTGCTTGTGGTTGCGGCAGGCGAGGGATTCGGTGGTTTGCCGATGGCCTAGTGAACAAAAAGGAGAGAGTCATGAAAAGCAACATGTTGATGCTGGCAAGAGTTGCCGGCATGTTGATGGCAAGCCCCTCGGTCGATGCCGCCAAGGTAACCTGTAGTTGACATGAAAAAAGCCGGACTTGTAACAACCCGGCTTTTTTATTTGAAATATGGCATCTGACCTTATCCGGCCGATCACTTCCGTTCACACTCCTTTTTCTTCTTCAGCCTGTTGCTGCCAGAAAGCGTAGATGCCGATGATCGACTCGTCGAGCATGTCGATCATCTGATCTTTCTCCTCCTGCGACATGTTATCGTAGTCGTCGGTGACTTTGCCAAGCACAAAAAGCGGCCCGGCGAGCATGGCCGTTGATTCATCGGCGAACAGCGGCTGCCAGGCCTCGTGGCTCAGCTCCATGCCGAGGATAAAGCCGAGCGCCCACTCCTCGATGGCGATCTGCCGCTCCTCCTCTTCGGAGTAGCTGAACATTTCATAGATCGGCAGGAATCCTTCCGGTTCGCTTTCAAACTGGGCGTCGATAGCGTTGACGTGCCGGTTCAGCAGATCGGTAATCCGCGACTCGTCTTCAGGCGAGTTGAAGAGATTTTCCCGCTGGTTTTCGGGATCGAGCATGTACTTGATCCACCGGTGCTCAGGGACAACCTCCGGCCCAATGACGACGGCAGTCAAAAAGCCATCTATCATTTCGATGGAGTTCATGCACTCTTCAGGGGCCTCCGTGGAGGCCAGGAATGTTTCGAGCATATTCAGCTCTTCTTCGGAGAGCGGTTGATGGGCTCGTTCTGATTGCAGCATAATGGTCTGTTGATGGTTGTGAATATGTCCCCGAGAAATTCGGTTTGCTGGAAAAGAGTGCCGTGCGTTATACTTTCGGTGTCCAGTAGCAGCGTTTCGGCGAAACGATCAGTTCCTCCTCCTTGAGGCTTTTCATCGCCTTGTCTACCTCTTTGCGCTCAAGCCCGCTTTTTTCGGCGATCTGCCCGGCGCTCATCGGTTTGCCCTCTTTTTTCAGCACTTCGAGAATGGTGGTTTTCGCGTCCATAATAGTTCGGTCGTTCGTTTTGAAATTCGGTATGGTTTGCCCATGCTTTCAATGTAAGGAATTCGGGGAATTGATAATTGATAATTGATCATAAATAACGAGCCTCCTCATATCCGGCCATCCACCATCAACCGCACCCACATTGTCCATAACGTCCACGTTTGCTGAAACAGTGATAAATTCATTACTTGAACAAAGTATAACCCATGCCCCGTTTGCTGCACATCGTCACCACTGAAACGCACCGCTGTGCTTGAAATTTACACCAGCAATCGGCTCGAAACGCTCGTTTCGGCTTTTGGCAAAATGGTGGCGTCCACGCTGCTTGCATCGCCATTCGAGCGGGAGTGGATCGTCGTGCAGAGCCGGGGAATGCAGCGGTGGCTTTCGATGCGGCTTGCCTCGCAGTTTGGCGTCTGGGCGGGGGCGGAGTACCCGTTTCCGAATGCACTGATTCAGAGGCTTTTCGAGTGGCTGGAGCTATCCAAGCAGGCTGACACTGAGCGATTCTCGAAGGAGACGATCTCTTGGAGCCTGATGCGCTTCCTGCCAGATCTGCTCGAACGCGATTCGTTTGCGCCGCTTCGCGCCTATCTCGATGGTGATCGTGACGGCCTGAAGCTCTTCCAGCTTTCGGGCAGGATTGCTGATACTTTCGATCAATACACACTGTTCCGCCCCGACCTGCTTGCTGCGTGGGAGGCGGGCGGCGACGACGCGGCTCGTGACTGGCAGCCGGAGCTGTGGCGGGCGCTCGTGGCTGAACATTCAGGAAAACATCGCGGCCAGCTCCAGTCAGCGTTTCTCAGAAAGGTGAGGACTACCCGGCTGCCTGCCGATTTTCCGAAACGCATTTCGCTCTTCGGCGTTTCCTACATGCCGCCCTACCACATCGAAATCCTCCAGGCGCTCGCCGTGCGAATTCCGGTGAACCTGTTCCTCTTGAGTCCGACCCGGGAGTTCTGGACGGACATCGTTTCTCGGCGGCGGCTGTTCCGCATGAGCGAGAGCGAAAGGGCACTGAGCGTGGAGGGCAATCCGTTGCTCGCCTCGCTCGGCAAAAGCGGACGCGAGTTCGCCGAACTGCTGCTCGACGTCGGCAACGTCGAGGACGAGTATGACCTCTACGACGACCCCGGCACAGCGACGCTTCTCCGCGCGTTGCAATCCGACATACTCAATCTGCGCGGCGACGGCACGGATGGGCGGCATCCGATGCCCGACGCCAGCGACTGCTCGGTGCAGGTGCACTCGTGCCACAATCCGCTGCGCGAAGTCGAGGTGCTGCACGACAATCTGCTCGATCTGCTCGACAAGTTACCCGGCCTCGAACCGCGCGACATCGTGGTGATGACGCCCGACATCGAGACCTACGCCCCCTACATTGCCACGGTATTCGGTGCGAGCGGCCCGGAGGAGCCGCGCCTGCCGCACTCCATTGCCGACCGCCGGATGCTCGACGAAGGCGGCGTCGCCCCGGCGATACTCAAACTGCTGGAGCTCTATGGCAGCCGCCACACAGCCCCCGCGCTTTTCGACCTGCTCTCGTCGCCACCGGTGAGTCGCCACTTCCGGCTTGGCGAGGAGGAGCTCGACACGGTGCGCCGATGGATCAAAGAGACGCGCATCCGCTGGGGGATGGACGAGGGTGCTCGCAGCAAGCTTGGCCTGCCGCCGTTCCGCGAGAACTCCTGGCGGGCCGGGCTGGAGCGACTCCTGCTCGGCTATGCGATGCCGGACGAGGGGCGGCTGTTCAACGGCGTTTTGCCCTTCGAGGTCGCGGGCGATGCCGAAACACTCGGCAAGCTGGCAGACTTCATCGACGCGGTCGATCAGCTCTCGACGCGCTTCAGTCGTTCACGCCCGCTCGGCGAGTGGCGGAATCACTTTTTCTGGATGCTTGAAAACTTCATCGAGGCAGACGCCGATTCGGAGCGCGAACTGGCACACGTCAAATCGGAGATTGATAGCCTCACGTCGCTGGCGGAAAACTCGCGATTCGAAGGCGAGGTTTCGGCGCAGGTGATGATCGCCTGGCTGCGCGGACGGCTCGAACAGTTCGAGATGGGGCTCGGTTTCATGACCGGTGGCATCACCTTCTGCGCGATGCTGCCGATGCGCAGCATTCCGTTCCGCGTGGTGGCAATGATCGGCATGAATGACGGCGCATTCCCGCGCCAGCAGCGTCCGCCGGGTTTCGACCTGCTCGCCCGCGAACCGCGCAAGGGCGACCGCTCCGTGCGCGGCGATGACCGCTACCTTTTCCTCGAATCGCTCCTCTCTGCCCGCGACGTGTTCTACCTGAGCTATGTCGGCCAGAGTGTACGCGAAAATACGCCACTGCCGCCGTCGGTACTCGTGAGTGAACTGCTCGACGCCATTGAGCGCGGCTTCGAGTTCCCGGAGGGCGAAGATGCCGCGTCGCGCCTTGTCGTCCAGCACCGCCTCCAGGGCTTTAGCCCAGCCTACTTCACGAAAGGATCATCGCTCTTCAGCTACTCAGCGGACAACTTCAAAGCACTTGCTGGACGCAATTCGCTTGCCGAACGCCCTTTCATCGAGGAGCCGCTCAATGGTTTTACCGACGAGGATCGGACGGTCACGCTCGACGATCTTGCCCGCTTTTTCGCCAACCCTGCGGCGTATTTTCTCGAAAGGCGTCTCGGCCTGAAGCCGTCGGCGGCAGTGGAGCCGCTCGAAGAGCGCGAGCCGTTCGAGGTGGCGGGACTCGAACGCTACGCGATGCGTCAGGAGTTGCTCGAAGCGGTGCTCGAAGGCCACGATGGATGCGCGATGCTGCCGCTCTTCCGCTCGCGGGGATTGCTTCCTCCAGCCACGCACGGCGAGCTGCTGTTCCGGAAGTTGCTTGTCGAGGTCGAAGAGTTCGCCACGAAGGTTCAGGAATTGAAAGGCGGCGGCACGTTCAGCCAGCTTGACATCGATCTCGACATCGGGGGATTCCGCCTTACTGGAAAGCTCGACCATCTGCTGCCGACCGGCCAACTTCTCTACCGATGCGCGAGAATGCGTGCGCAGGATCGCCTCCGCGCGTGGCTCCTGCACCTTGCATACCATGCCGTCGAAAACGGTGCGACACAAGAAACGTGCATCATCACGCTCGACCGCTCGATCCGCTATCGACCCGTCGATGACACGACCAAACGGCTCGAAACGCTGCTTGATCTCTACCGCGAAG
The nucleotide sequence above comes from Chlorobaculum tepidum TLS. Encoded proteins:
- the recC gene encoding exodeoxyribonuclease V subunit gamma — protein: MLEIYTSNRLETLVSAFGKMVASTLLASPFEREWIVVQSRGMQRWLSMRLASQFGVWAGAEYPFPNALIQRLFEWLELSKQADTERFSKETISWSLMRFLPDLLERDSFAPLRAYLDGDRDGLKLFQLSGRIADTFDQYTLFRPDLLAAWEAGGDDAARDWQPELWRALVAEHSGKHRGQLQSAFLRKVRTTRLPADFPKRISLFGVSYMPPYHIEILQALAVRIPVNLFLLSPTREFWTDIVSRRRLFRMSESERALSVEGNPLLASLGKSGREFAELLLDVGNVEDEYDLYDDPGTATLLRALQSDILNLRGDGTDGRHPMPDASDCSVQVHSCHNPLREVEVLHDNLLDLLDKLPGLEPRDIVVMTPDIETYAPYIATVFGASGPEEPRLPHSIADRRMLDEGGVAPAILKLLELYGSRHTAPALFDLLSSPPVSRHFRLGEEELDTVRRWIKETRIRWGMDEGARSKLGLPPFRENSWRAGLERLLLGYAMPDEGRLFNGVLPFEVAGDAETLGKLADFIDAVDQLSTRFSRSRPLGEWRNHFFWMLENFIEADADSERELAHVKSEIDSLTSLAENSRFEGEVSAQVMIAWLRGRLEQFEMGLGFMTGGITFCAMLPMRSIPFRVVAMIGMNDGAFPRQQRPPGFDLLAREPRKGDRSVRGDDRYLFLESLLSARDVFYLSYVGQSVRENTPLPPSVLVSELLDAIERGFEFPEGEDAASRLVVQHRLQGFSPAYFTKGSSLFSYSADNFKALAGRNSLAERPFIEEPLNGFTDEDRTVTLDDLARFFANPAAYFLERRLGLKPSAAVEPLEEREPFEVAGLERYAMRQELLEAVLEGHDGCAMLPLFRSRGLLPPATHGELLFRKLLVEVEEFATKVQELKGGGTFSQLDIDLDIGGFRLTGKLDHLLPTGQLLYRCARMRAQDRLRAWLLHLAYHAVENGATQETCIITLDRSIRYRPVDDTTKRLETLLDLYREGITEPLPFFPRTSLAWAEKAEKPEADRRKAALGQWLDGFGGIEGEGNDPAIRRCFGQEPPFGDRFKSIADKLLLPMIEHEGKV
- a CDS encoding SRPBCC family protein, producing MQTSDLDDGVTGVVGKVYIEASPKHVWAAITDYNNHKSFVPKLIDSGLISDNGREQVMFERGKTGIFLFRKTVYIKLSLQGEYPKRLDFHQIEGDFKVYEGDWLIERASDGKGSILTFRAKIKPDFFAPAMFVRKVQQNDLPMVLAAMKKRAESAEGSLRVARTSSLKQSTQPSADSAIAD
- a CDS encoding HTH domain-containing protein, encoding MDAKTTILEVLKKEGKPMSAGQIAEKSGLERKEVDKAMKSLKEEELIVSPKRCYWTPKV
- a CDS encoding DUF2461 domain-containing protein, with protein sequence MMTRSALDFLVELKANNNREWFEANRTRYEQAAADFFDTVARFIQSLTSFDPEIAEVMPDPKSCIMRIYRDVRFSKDKTPYKTGLFAYVSKGGRKGALAGYYLHLEPGNSFGGGGLYLPEAPVLARTREAIETSFDEWNAIVTAPELLAAFPDGVLPSGVLKRAPKGYDETSPAIEWLRYKGYVTQRFFSDGEVVDEPFIEQLGDCCHAVMPMVAFLNSAIESDTP
- a CDS encoding YecA family protein; translated protein: MLETFLASTEAPEECMNSIEMIDGFLTAVVIGPEVVPEHRWIKYMLDPENQRENLFNSPEDESRITDLLNRHVNAIDAQFESEPEGFLPIYEMFSYSEEEERQIAIEEWALGFILGMELSHEAWQPLFADESTAMLAGPLFVLGKVTDDYDNMSQEEKDQMIDMLDESIIGIYAFWQQQAEEEKGV
- the bciA gene encoding NADPH-dependent 3,8-divinyl protochlorophyllide a 8-vinyl-reductase BciA, whose translation is MSSSSVLAESCNGSQKKRVFVVGATGYIGKFVVRELVSRGYEVISFARPRSGVNASTTEDETRRQLQGSEVRFGDVSNLESLLRDGIRGEHFDAVVSCLASRNGGIKDSWDIDYQATRNSLDAGMKAGINHFVLLSAICVQKPMLEFQRAKLKFEKELRESGVTYSIVRPTAFFKSIAGQIEKVKNGKPYVMFGDGKLTACKPISEGDLARFITDCLEDPEKQNKILPIGGPGEPVTNLDQALMLFELLGRKPKLKKVPIQIFDVIIPLLTLISKFLPSFAEKAEFARIGKYYCSESMLVWDPVKKRYDADATPSYGTETLRDFYKRVLKEGLAGQELGAHAMF